One Hordeum vulgare subsp. vulgare chromosome 4H, MorexV3_pseudomolecules_assembly, whole genome shotgun sequence DNA window includes the following coding sequences:
- the LOC123446282 gene encoding probable beta-D-xylosidase 2, with amino-acid sequence MASYAMHLSLLFLLLLATTVSIPRASSARAVPSQADGGATGGKAVYTKVCDASRFMAAGLDMSKYRYCNASLPYGYRVRDLIGWMTVEEKVSNLGDWADGAPRVGLPPYMWWSEALHGLSSTGPTTKFDDPKKPRLHSGRAAVFNGTVFANVINSAASFNESLWKSIGQAISTEARAMYNLGKGGLTYWSPNINVVRDPRWGRALETPGEDPYVVGRYAVNFVRGMQDIPGHEVASDPMSRPLKTSACCKHYAAYDVDDWYGHTRFKFDARVEERDMVETFQRPFEMCVRHGDVSSVMCSYNRVNGIPACADARLLSGTIRRDWGLHGYIVSDCDAVRVMTDNATWLGYTAVESTAAALKAGLDLDCGESWIVQDGKPVMDFLTTYGLEAVQKGKARESDIDNALTNLYMTLMRLGYFDGMPRYESLNEKDICSDDHKSLTLDGARQGMVLLKNHASLLPLDPNKLGAVAVRGPHAEAPEKVMDGDYTGPPCRYVTPRQGISKDVNISHHANLTIYFGGINLHIEREGNDREDLLLPKNQTEEILHIAAASPNPIVLVILSGGGIDISFAQGNPKIGAILWAGYPGGEGGNAIADVIFGRYSPGGRLPLTWFKNKYIHQIPMTSMELRPRPDHGYPGRTYKFYDGPEVLYRFGHGLSYTKFRYESSAGNGTAVTLAAAGGHCKRLSYKAGAVDAAPSCPAIDAATHACKETVDFNVSVVNAGDVDGSHVVLVYTVPPPEVAGAPIKQVVAFQRVFVKAGGAATVGFTLKVCEAFGIVEKTAYTVVPSGTSTVLLENGDTSSPSSVSFPVKINFST; translated from the exons ATGGCGTCATACGCCATGCACCTatccctccttttcctcctcctcctagccacCACAGTCAGTATCCCGCGCGCCTCCTCTGCTCGAGCCGTCCCCTCCCAGGCGGACGGCGGCGCCACCGGCGGCAAGGCCGTGTACACCAAGGTCTGCGACGCGTCCCGGTTCATGGCGGCCGGGCTGGACATGTCCAAGTACCGCTACTGCAACGCGTCGCTTCCGTACGGCTACCGTGTGCGCGACCTCATCGGCTGGATGACGGTGGAGGAGAAGGTGTCCAACCTCGGCGACTGGGCTGACGGAGCGCCCCGCGTCGGCCTCCCCCCGTACATGTGGTGGTCGGAGGCGCTACACGGGCTCTCCAGCACCGGCCCCACCACCAAGTTCGACGACCCCAAGAAACCCCGCCTCCACTCCGGCCGCGCCGCCGTTTTCAACGGCACTGTCTTCGCTAACGTCATCAACAGCGCCGCCTCCTTCAACGAGTCCCTCTGGAAGTCCATCGGCCAG GCCATCTCGACGGAGGCTCGAGCCATGTACAACCTGGGGAAGGGAGGGCTGACGTACTGGAGCCCCAACATCAACGTGGTGCGCGACCCGAGGTGGGGCCGCGCGCTGGAGACGCCCGGCGAGGACCCCTACGTCGTCGGCCGCTACGCCGTCAACTTCGTGCGCGGCATGCAGGACATCCCGGGCCACGAGGTGGCGTCCGACCCCATGTCACGGCCGCTCAAGACCTCCGCGTGCTGCAAGCACTACGCCGCCTACGACGTGGACGACTGGTACGGCCACACGCGGTTCAAGTTCGACGCCCGCGTCGAGGAGCGCGACATGGTCGAGACCTTCCAGCGCCCGTTCGAGATGTGCGTCCGCCACGGCGACGTCAGCAGCGTCATGTGCTCCTATAACCGCGTCAACGGCATCCCGGCCTGCGCCGACGCGCGCCTCCTCTCCGGCACCATCCGCCGGGACTGGGGCCTCCACGGCTACATCGTCTCCGACTGCGACGCCGTGCGCGTCATGACCGACAACGCCACATGGCTGGGCTACACTGCGGTCgagtccaccgccgccgcgctCAAGGCCGGGCTGGACCTCGACTGCGGCGAGAGCTGGATCGTGCAGGACGGCAAGCCCGTCATGGACTTCCTCACCACCTACGGCCTAGAGGCCGTCCAAAAGGGCAAGGCACGCGAGTCCGACATCGACAACGCGCTCACAAACCTCTACATGACGCTCATGAGGCTCGGCTACTTCGACGGCATGCCCAGGTACGAGTCCCTCAACGAGAAGGACATCTGCAGCGACGACCACAAGAGCCTCACCCTGGATGGAGCCAGACAGGGCATGGTGCTCCTCAAGAACCACGCCAGTCTGCTCCCCCTTGATCCCAACAAGTTGGGCGCCGTCGCCGTCCGCGGCCCACATGCCGAAGCGCCTGAAAAGGTCATGGACGGAGACTACACAG GGCCACCTTGCCGGTACGTGACGCCGCGACAAGGCATAAGCAAGGACGTAAATATCTCGCATCATGCAAACTTGACCATCTACTTTGGTGGCATAAACCTGCACATCGAGAGGGAGGGCAACGACAGAGAGGATCTCCTCCTGCCCAAGAACCAGACGGAGGAGATCCTACATATCGCCGCGGCATCGCCTAACCCGATTGTCCTCGTCATCCTGTCCGGTGGTGGCATCGACATCTCCTTTGCGCAGGGCAACCCCAAGATCGGCGCCATCCTCTGGGCAGGGTACCCTGGCGGGGAAGGTGGCAACGCCATTGCCGATGTCATCTTCGGAAGATACAGTCCAG GAGGACGGCTGCCATTGACATGGTTCAAGAACAAGTACATCCACCAAATTCCTATGACGTCCATGGAGCTACGGCCGCGGCCAGACCACGGATACCCGGGGAGGACGTACAAGTTTTATGACGGGCCGGAGGTGCTTTATCGGTTCGGCCACGGCCTGAGCTACACCAAGTTCCGATACGAGAGCAGCGCTGGCAACGGAACCGCAGTCACACTCGCCGCCGCCGGTGGGCACTGTAAGCGGCTCAGCTACAAGGCCGGCGCAGTGGACGCTGCCCCTTCCTGCCCGGCCATCGATGCCGCGACCCATGCCTGCAAAGAGACCGTGGACTTCAACGTCAGCGTCGTCAATGCCGGTGACGTGGACGGCAGCCACGTCGTGCTGGTGTACACTGTGCCGCCGCCCGAGGTGGCCGGGGCGCCCATCAAGCAGGTGGTGGCGTTCCAGAGGGTGTTTGTGAAGGCGGGCGGCGCAGCGACCGTGGGGTTCACGCTCAAGGTGTGCGAGGCGTTTGGCATCGTGGAGAAGACGGCGTACACCGTCGTGCCGTCAGGGACCAGCACCGTCCTCCTCGAGAACGGTGACACATCGTCGCCCTCATCGGTGTCTTTCCCCGTCAAGATCAACTTCTCTACTTAG